The genomic DNA TACTTATAACAATCTGTATCTATAAATTTTCTTAAATTAAGGGCtgttttcaaaatttaaaatttctgGGTTTAGATCTGTGGATTATGAGGTTTGAGTGTATGGAATCTTGAATTGTTAGAATTGATAAGTGTGTGAGAATTTGCATGCAATTTGATTGTAATTTGAATGTTTTTGTAGTATATTGAATGggaattatgaattgtaattgcATTGTTGGTGATGTTGTGATGGTGAATTTTAGGTGAAATTTCGAAAAATCTTGGAGTTTAGGAGTTTAGGGTAGGTGAGGTTTGGTTAAAATGGAGGAGGGTATGGGATCTGAGGTGATAAAGAAGAGAAGCTCGTCGGGTTGTTTGATTATTAAGAAAAAGGTGAATGGAGTGTCGAGTTTTGGTGGTGAGAGGTCGAAGAAGGGGTTTGAGTCGAGGAGTGAAAATAAGAGGTCTAGGCTGGTTCTTACGGATTCGGGGTCGAGTGAGGATGTTGAGCCGGTGAGGAGGAGAGTGAGGGAGGATATTATTTATGAGAGGAGGAGAAGTGGGATTGAAGAGAGTAGGATGTTGGGGTTTGAGAGGAAGAGAGGCGGGATTGACGTTTTTGAGTTTGATGAGTATGAAGGGTTTGATGGTAAGAGGATGAGAATGGATCATATGGATGATAGGTTGAAGTTAGTTGGACGGAGTGGGGATTATGAGGGTTTCGAGAGTGGGTCTAGTAGAAATGTTGGTTTTGATGGGAGAAAAGGTAGCTTGTCAGGTGGAAGGAGTAGAGGGCCTCATTACAGTGGTAAGAGTAGGTATGAGGAAGAGGATGACGATGATGATGAATTGCATCTACCGAATTCTACTTTTAGTGAGAAGCGTCGCGAAGCACCCACTGAGTCTCTAAGGGTGCAAGGGAAAAATGGTGTATTGAAGGTGATGGTAAATAAAAAGCAGCAGGGTTTTCCTGTTAAAGGTCTTGATTACCCAAGAGCTGATGAGAGAATGAGTTCTAGGTCTGAAGCCGCTGTCAAGAAGAATAAAGTGATACGACCTTCATTTTACTCGGATTCAAAAAGACCAGAAAAACCAGTTTCGTTTAAGACCGAGAAAAGCTATGTGAACTCACGAAAAGCATCACCAATTCTGAGCAGTAAGGCTGAAGATTTCGACTCAAACGACAGTGAAAATTCACTTAAACAGGAAACAAGTAAGCAAGCTCAGAGGTCCCAGAAAGTATTTGATAATGACTGTAAGAAAAGCACACAAACTGAAATTTTGACTCCACCTAGAGGAGGAAAGGAAAGCAAAGTCAAGCGTGGTAATGGCACTGAGAAGCAATTATTGCGGGAAAAGATAAGGAGTATGCTTCTTGATCGTGGTTGGAAAATTGATTATAGACCAAGAAGAAACAGAGACTACCTAGATGCAGTTTATATTAACCCTGCTGGAACTGCTTACTGGTCTATTATCAAGGCTTATGATGCACTTCAGAAGCAATTAGAAGAAGAGGAAAATAATGTTAAACCTTGTGATGAATCTACTTCGTTTACTCCTTTACCAGAAGAGATAATCAGTAAATTGACAAGGCAAACACGTAAGAAGATTGAGCGGGAATTAAAAAAGAAGAAGAGAGATGCTGTTTGCAGTAGAAGTTCCAAGGAAATTACCAGGAGAGAATCTGCCAACTGCACAGACAGTGAACAGCAGGAAGAGAAACTTAGCTATAATAGGAAACCCAATCACAAGTCGCTAAGAGGCAGATTGCATGAAGAAGATCATTTGAGTGGAAATGATTCAAGTGATAATTTGTACCAGGTAAAGGCAAAAAAAGACACAGTGGAAAGACAATCTGCCACGAACTCTCATATTATACAGGGAAGAAAGAGTAGGAAAATTGGCAGATGTACATTGTTGGTTCGTGGTTCTGACAATGGCCTGAATTCAGAAGCTGGTGGCTATGTTCCCTATACCGGAAAGCGAACCATATTGTCTTGGTTAGTTGATTCTGGAATTGTTCAAACAGGCGAGAAAGTGCAATATATGAATGGTCGGAAGACAAAAGTGATGCTAGAAGGTTGGATCACGAAAGATGGGATCCATTGTGGTTGCTGTAGCAAAATTCTTACCATTTCAAAGTTCGAGATTCATGCAGGAAGCAAACAGCGTCAACCTTTTTTAAATATGTATGTGGAATCTGGAATTTCTCTTATGCAATGCCAAATAGATGCATGGAACAAACAAAAGGAATCAGAACGAGAAGCTTTTCACAGTGTAGATGTTGATGGTGATCCAAATGATGATACCTGTGGGCTATGTGGTGATGGTGGGGATCTGATCTGTTGTGATGGTTGTCCATCAACGTTTCACCAGAGCTGCTTGGATATCGAGGTATATACATAAACAATTACATATATGTATAGTGCATGTTTGTCATCTCTAATAATGGCACTGCATACCCACATTTGCAAAAACATATCAAGTTGCCCTCAAAATTAAATGTCTATTACTGTTAAAAGTATATTGCCTATATTGAATGCTTAAACTGACCTGGATATTGTTCCAACATCAATTCCATTGTTGTCATCTGTATGGTTAAAATTTAAGATTTCAAAAACATTGTTTTTTCCTTTTGTGTTGTCATTTAAGGCACACAGGAGACAATTATAGTAATAGTCATTCGTTTTTTGTGGGTTGGGGCCTTAGAAATTGTCAATTtgtatacacacacacacacacgaatGAGAGAGATAAATAGAtagaaagagagagagggagagggagagggagggtCACGCTCTAGTGAGAACATATATTAGCCTGAGAACAGTGAGAACAGTATTTTTCTGCTGTAGAACAAATATAACATTGAAAATATGAAAAACATGCGAAACAGTTGTTCTGCACTTTCAAAATAGTGCGGAACAGTTCTTCTGCACTTTCAAAATAGTGCAGAACAATTGTTCTCACACAAAAAATGTTCTCACTTGAATCATGCCGTATATATTGATATCGATATTTAAAGTCAGATATGCAGTGGCTACCGTAATCACATTTCGAACAGCAATTGATGTTGTGTAAGAACTTATAAACTTGAACCCTTTCCCAAACTGATGAAGAAAGGTCAAATAGTGTGAAGCTTGGATTCTCTATTATTTTAAACGTTACTAATCAACAAAGTCTACATCTACAGAAAGAGAAGGTAATGCTAATTCAACTTGGACCAGGATTCCAGTTCTTAGCACACAAGGAACCTATTTTTTGAGTAACTAATTGTGTGAGACATATATTTAGGAACTGAACTTGTAATTAATGCGGTACCACCTAGTGTAGCTCCTTATTAATGTATTTTGTAAGGGCAAGGCCTGAAGGTTGTGTACATTGGGACCTTCCCCTGCTCCGGGGAGGGAGCATGGTTATGAGCTTTGAAGCTTTGACTAATGTCTCCTCCCCAACTCTCGTCCTTCAGGCCGAAAATTTAAAACTCCACTATGGTAAAACATTCACTTCTTAATGCACAAACACAAAATAAAGATCCAGGAGAAGTAGGACAAAGTTCAAATCAGCAGCAATTAGGCTGTTCTTTGGCAGAAGGGAAACTGGTGCCTGACTAGGACATGCAACTGCAAGCTTCTTTCTGGGACTCCGGGCTTTAGGTTTTTGCTGGTGTAGTGCCCTTTGTTTATTTAATAAACACATGATATCTATGATTCCAGATATAACTACACATGCCTAGTACCAAAAGACCGGCCTCCATGGTCCCAGTTCCCATAATTTAGTTCCAGTTTCCATAATTAATATATTACAAAATACAAACCTAACTTGATTGTAAATTTCAAAGACTGGCCTCCATGATTCCAGTTGCCGTAATTTGTTACAACTTACAAGTATCTATCACATACCTACCGAGTATGTTGCAAGGATTATATTTAACAAACTTACATTGTCTAGCTGTTGAGCTTGGTAATCTCGAACAAGTTAATTGAGGGGGTAGGATATAGATGTAGATATTCAGACTTAAATGTAGTCATCGCGGATGTATTTTCGAGCCTGATTTCGAGGCCATATTCCTAAGAACTCTCCGTGCCTGGTTTTTGAGGTCTTTTAGTCCTATCTGTCCCAGGTCTGATCAGGGTGGTCTTTGCACATTTCTCAAACTTATAAAACAGTGGGTTGTCATCAGGTGGGCCATGCCTAAGGCTGGGATCTTTGAGGCTCTTCAAGGCTCTTCGAATGGTGTGATTAAGTCCTCGAATGAGCTAAATTAACGAGGATGAATTCTAAATATAATGCACTTGTCTAGTTACTAAGCCCATTAGTAATTTTTCTGTTTTTCACTTCTgagaaataattatattttatatttgaagtACTTGTATCTTTATTTCCACTGCAGATGCTCCCCGCAGGTGATTGGCATTGTCCAAATTGTACATGTAAATTTTGTGGGTTTGCTGGTCGGAgtaatgctaaagcagatgataGAACCGACAGCTCACTTCTTTTGTGTAGCCTTTGTGAGAAAAAATGTAATCATCTGTATTAATCTTTTGAAAATTCAATCAAAGTGCATATTTGATTTTTCATTTTGTCCGCTGTTTTTTGAAATTATAATTTGAAATTTACTGAAAGTGTGCTTTTTCCTTCCTAGACCATCCGTTGTGCAGTCAGGATGAGGTTAACTCAGGAGATAGAGCCAATTCGTTTTGTGGGAAGAACTGCCAAGAGGTATCTCATTTGACAAATTACTGGTATCTTTTAATATTTAATTGTTTAGGCGAAGCTATTTTAGATTGACTGATAATTCATGGTTGGTTACTTGTTAATGAAGGATTACTATTTTGTGTTTTCTGTGCTTACTTTGCCAATTCCATTTTGATAAGTTGGTTTCCGTAACACAGATGCTAGATTTCTTACCCGCTTCAAGCAATAGACCCAAATAGATCACctgaattatgtgatttattggcCGGAAccagaaaatttccaaaatttaaaTTAAATCAGGTCTATGTTAGCAGTATAAGCTCTGAGAAAAAGACCCCCTTTGTGTGTTGAGCTTAACTGGAAACTGGGTTCCTGTTAAATATGTTATACCGTGGTGTGCCCCTTTTAGCAATGCGTATCTTAGTCCTCGAAACTCATATTGGTCAATCACTGTAGAAATCGAACCTAATTTCAGACTAAGTTATAAGGGAAGGATGAATCATTGTATTTACATCAATGTTTTCTTAAAAGGTTGTCACTATACAGTAAATACTATGTTATTATTTAATGTAGTGAaccagttttatttatttattttttgcaCTCCGCTGTTTGGAAACTTATGCTATCTGGTGCATGTGCTGCATATGGATAAACTGGAACTGATTATGATATATTCTGTACAGATCTTTTCACATTTGCAGAAGCTACTTGGGGTCAGACATGAGTTAGAATCCGGATTTTCATGGTCTTTAGTTCATCGGATGAATCCGGCCTTGGAAAGTTTGCATCTTGGATTTCCTCAACGGGTAGAATGCAATTCTAAGCTTGCAGTTGCACTGTCTGTTATGGATGAGTGTTTCCTGCCCATTGTTGACAGGAGAAGTGGGATTAATTTAATTCATAATGTTCTCTACAACTGTGGGTAAGCTTTTGCGAAATATATTTTGTTTAATGAAGTGCAGTTTATGAATTAGTCAACTCTATGACTTGTACAAAGGATGATGATCCTCTGTCTCCTTTATGTGTGGCTGCTTAACCATTTAATTGAATCGAAACCCATGTGTTATAGTGAATTATAGTTCTTGTTATAATATGTTTCAGTAAAAAATGAGTCATGATGAAAAAGGTTAAGCTCATAGATTGCTTAATATTTTTGCAGTTCAAACTTTACTCGCTTGAGCTATAGCGCCTTTTACACAGCTATTTTGGAGAAGGGCGATGAAATAATCAGTGCTGCGTCTATCAGGTACATGTCTCAAAAATTAAAATTGTTCCCATTTCAATTACATGCACACACAAAAAAGAATGTTCTTCCATATTGCTTGGATTCCAAGTTGATTTAATTTACAATAGTTGTATATGATTGAGAGTAGAGATGAGATTAGAGTGAGATACGTGGTGGAAAAGATCCATTTTTAGACTTCAACATAATAGCAAAACTACAACAACTCGGTATTTTAGGCATAAAGTTGAACATTGACTCAAATTTGACTTAAATGACTACTAGACTTCCATTCTATTTCTTCTTTAGATTTCAGATACACTACTAATACAATTCTTATAACTTTTGAATGATATTCCTATTTTCAGGCATAAAGTGCTTTCCTGAGCATAAATCTTTGCAATAACTATCAGTTCTTTTTTTTGAGGGATTatcattttttatttaaatattagaAGAGAGGATGACGACGAAAATTGAAGAAGGGCATGCCTAAACTTTCATTTTTTCTTGCAAGGCATAAAATCACATAAGAGTATTCCAAGCTCGTTTTGTCTTAAAGCTACTTGTAAGGTCTTGCTTCACTTGGTTCTTACATATATTCTGTGTTGCTGTACCTTCAACATCAACTCGCAGCATATAAATTCTTTGGGAGCTAATAGTGTAGCTAATCTTGATTAGTTTTCCCATCCTAAAGAAGTTTCATCTAaacttatacatatataaaaaaatgtaGTAATTAATCTGAACTGAATTATTTGAAGTTTAGCCTCCGGAATGTCTTGAAGTCATTATGTTGAGCTAAAATGTTGATTTATTAGCATATGTAAGGTGTAAGTTCATGATTTTACCCTACTTCTGAGTAATCCTATTCTTCTCTATTAAAGCGAGTCATTTTAATTGTTGCAGACATAGATGAATATATGTTATTTATCTGTACACTCTGCAGATTACTCTAATGAATTTGTTTATTACATTGTAGGATCCGTGGTACGCAACTAGCTGAAATGCCATTTATTGGAACCCGCCATATCTATAGACGTCAAGGGATGTGTCATCAATTGTTATCAGCTATCGAATTGGTATGAAGATAAGTATTTGTGATATTTAGTATTGCATATCTGTCGGGttaataagctgaatcataatTGAAGTGACCCTCAACTTGCAACTGGGTAACCGGGTAATTGAACTCAAAAAAGTTTGTGAACTAATATAAAGTTATAAACTGCACTTAGGTCATTAAAAAAAACTTGCATGACCGTCAAGTATGATCGACTTTTAATGGAAAACATTGTTTGTTTCCAATCCGCAAACACACACATAAGATAACATGTATGAAAAACCTTAAACCCACTCCATTACTCATAAGTCATAACCCATTGATTCCAACCATAAACCCATTCTTCCTTCAGACATATCAATATCATAGACACATACATACACACCAATTAACATCAACGTCAAATACCTTGTATCAATACTAACATCAATAGCAGATGTGCAATCGACCCAATCAGAATAAGAGATTATATTGATGGTAAATGATAGTAACCTGGGCACAAAAAATTGATAATACGGTTGTGGTATTGAGATGTGTATGAAGGTGTAGCTGCAATTAATTTTGATTAGCCAGAGTATCAAATTTAGGTGGTGATGGAAGGGGGTGATTCTAGCCTCCCCATGTGagatattttctttaatttttgtCAAATCTTGAATACTTGATTTGGGGATATAGCTAAGGCCGACCTTGAACAAGCAGCAAGAAGATAAATTATGATAATTTAGGTTGAAATTGGAGTACATGTTGAGATTCTTAGAAGGTGAAAACAATATCAAGGAGATGATGGTAGATGAATGAGTGACCAGATTGATTGGAGAATAAAACGGCGGGGGGGGGTGTTAATCATGTTAGGATTGGGTTTGACACATATGCATGCCATTTCAGCTTTCTGTTTAGCCCGTTAAGAGGATAAATGGCGGTTATGTAACTGCAAGTTTGGACTAGTATAGTGAGTTGACTGCAAATTTTTTGAGTTAAATTATCCATTTGCAACTTAACAGTTAGTTCACTTATTATTTAGCCTATTTACCCCATATCTGTCTGATGAAGTGTTGTGAAATATGGACTAATTTTTAATATGAAACTGTGGTTGATCTGACTTGTATTTTCTGATGTTTAGTGGGTTTGTAATTATTTTATCTGTAAGTGTGCCACAGTCTACTACATTCCTGTGGTCTGTGCTCTCTTCAGCTCCCAGGGCTTCTGTTTTCCTTCTCCTGAGCTGTCGCAAGAAAAGATTCAGGAATAGGACACTGTTGTGGAGAACATGAATTTGACTGTTCTCTGTACAATTAGTATAGCATATAGTTACATGTATTTTTTTCTTCTAATTATTATGTAAAGTCCCATTAGATTAACTATTAAATTTGTCCTTATTAGGGGCATGTCATGTCATCGTGGTCTTGTCAATGGAGAACTAGCACTTTCGCTATTAGAGGCATGTCACGTTGTCACGATCTTGTCAACTGACAACTAGCACTCTCGCAGAGATATGAGTGCAACTCCTTGGTTGTAATTGTATAACTCACAAACTTAGATATTATGTAGTGCTAATGCTGTCATGTGGCTTGGATTAGTGTTGCACCATAGTTGATTCATGTTAGATGCCATTCTGCTATCAAATTTCTTGTGTGTTCTGTTAATATCATGTGTTACGATATGATTATAGGCTTGTCACTGACCATAGCATGTTTCTTGTTGGCCGTATATTGTGCGCCTTACTTTCATTTCTCTTTGTTTGCAGGCCCTCGGCACTCTTAAAGTTGAGAAATTGGTTATTCCGGCTATCAGTGAACACATGAATACATGGACCGAAAAATTTAATTTCAGTCCGCTTAAGAAAACTCACAAACAGGAAATAAGGTCGATGAATATGTTGGTGTTTCCTGGTACAGATATGTTACAGAAGCTACTGATAAAGAGGGAAATTACAGAGGGAAGCATAGCTAACAATCCAGGTGACAATATGTTCATCAAAATATCAAGTATTTTTCCCTTGAATTTTCTCATTACATATTTGGGCATGCTCTAAATTTCAGTTAACTTTATTTAAAAACTTTAGGCTCACAGTCTACTAAAGCAAATGAAGATAGTCCTACATGGCCCATGTTCGGTGCATCTGATACTGATTCATCTTCGAAGCACGATTTCAATACGAGCGAAGGCACTGACTTGCTGGAATTGACTGAGAGCAGTAGCAAAGCCACGGCATTGCTTTCTTCTTCACAAATCCCAACTGATCCTTCAAATGATATTCCTGCAATAAGGGGTTCTATAATTTCCCCCTGTGAACTTAAATATGAACCTGCTACTGAGACGACTTCTTTCATCAATTTAACAGCAGTTAACAATCTAGCTGAATCCCTCAGCCTCAAGTCCACAAGTCCCTCGAATGGACGTCCCAGTACTTTTGAGGCTCAGAAAGCTGAATTGGGTCAATCCATTAAAGATTATACTCAATCTTCGGTTGATGGTGTCATTACTCTTGAAGAGAAAGCAAAAGCAGCATCAGATGAATTAATTGGTGATTCTTTTCTTGAAACTTCTGATTGCAAAATCGAAGACGATGATGCAACTGTTATCCAGAATTCTGTATCTGTAAATGCTTCTGGTTCTCGTGGCACAAGTGAAAGTACACATGTTGAATCTGATACGAAAAATCACACTGCAGAGGATTCAGACAATACTTGTGAAGTCTATTTGAGTGACACTTTTGCTAACCCTTCCAAAAATTCTGTTGAGCAATTGTGTGCAAAGAATAATGTTGGGGATGACACTTTACCTGGAAATTCTACCGTCGATATCGAAGAGAATGCAATAGCTATTCAGATTTCCGTACATGTACGTGATTGTGTTTCTCAAGTCACTAGTGGAAGTAGACATATCGATACTCATGTGAGTAATCACACTGCAGCTGACTTGACTGATACTTCTGAAGTCCATGTAAATGAAACTTCTATTAATCCCCACGAAGATGCTGCTGAGCAATTAACTACAAAGAATATTGTTAAGGATGAAACTTCACGTGAAACTTTTGCCAGTACAATCGAGGAGGATGCACCCGCTATTCTGAATTCCATACATGTACTTCATTCTGTTTCTCTTGGTGCACATGAAAGTACACACATTCATTTTGACATGACAAATAAGACTGCGTATAACTTGGACAAGAGTTGTGAAGTCCATGCGAATGAAACTTCTGTCAATTTCCTCAAGGATTCTGTGGAGCAGTTACCTCCGAAGGACATTGTTAGGAATGAAACTTTACGTGAAACTTTTGGCGGCACTATCAAAAAGGATACAATTGATATCCAGAATTCTTCATCTGTACACCATTCTGTATCTTTTGACATGACCGATCTCACTACAGTTGACTTGGACAGCAGTTGTGAAGTTCATCTAAATGACAAATTTGTCAGTGCCCCCAAGGATTTTGCTAAGGAGTTATCTTCAGAAGATATTGTTGAGGGTAACACTTTACGTGAAGCTTTTAGTGGCACTCCCAAAGAGGATTTAACCGTCATCCAGAATTCTGTATCTGTACTTGACTCTGTTTCTCTTGGAACATGTAGAAGTACGCACGTTGATTCTGACATGACTAATCTCACTGCAGTTGACTTGGACAATAGTTATGATATTAATGTGAATGACTCCTGTGGGAATTCCCACAAAGATTCTGCTGAGCAGTTATCTTCAATGGATTTAGTTCAAAATGAAA from Apium graveolens cultivar Ventura chromosome 5, ASM990537v1, whole genome shotgun sequence includes the following:
- the LOC141659238 gene encoding uncharacterized protein LOC141659238, yielding MEEGMGSEVIKKRSSSGCLIIKKKVNGVSSFGGERSKKGFESRSENKRSRLVLTDSGSSEDVEPVRRRVREDIIYERRRSGIEESRMLGFERKRGGIDVFEFDEYEGFDGKRMRMDHMDDRLKLVGRSGDYEGFESGSSRNVGFDGRKGSLSGGRSRGPHYSGKSRYEEEDDDDDELHLPNSTFSEKRREAPTESLRVQGKNGVLKVMVNKKQQGFPVKGLDYPRADERMSSRSEAAVKKNKVIRPSFYSDSKRPEKPVSFKTEKSYVNSRKASPILSSKAEDFDSNDSENSLKQETSKQAQRSQKVFDNDCKKSTQTEILTPPRGGKESKVKRGNGTEKQLLREKIRSMLLDRGWKIDYRPRRNRDYLDAVYINPAGTAYWSIIKAYDALQKQLEEEENNVKPCDESTSFTPLPEEIISKLTRQTRKKIERELKKKKRDAVCSRSSKEITRRESANCTDSEQQEEKLSYNRKPNHKSLRGRLHEEDHLSGNDSSDNLYQVKAKKDTVERQSATNSHIIQGRKSRKIGRCTLLVRGSDNGLNSEAGGYVPYTGKRTILSWLVDSGIVQTGEKVQYMNGRKTKVMLEGWITKDGIHCGCCSKILTISKFEIHAGSKQRQPFLNMYVESGISLMQCQIDAWNKQKESEREAFHSVDVDGDPNDDTCGLCGDGGDLICCDGCPSTFHQSCLDIEMLPAGDWHCPNCTCKFCGFAGRSNAKADDRTDSSLLLCSLCEKKYHPLCSQDEVNSGDRANSFCGKNCQEIFSHLQKLLGVRHELESGFSWSLVHRMNPALESLHLGFPQRVECNSKLAVALSVMDECFLPIVDRRSGINLIHNVLYNCGSNFTRLSYSAFYTAILEKGDEIISAASIRIRGTQLAEMPFIGTRHIYRRQGMCHQLLSAIELALGTLKVEKLVIPAISEHMNTWTEKFNFSPLKKTHKQEIRSMNMLVFPGTDMLQKLLIKREITEGSIANNPGSQSTKANEDSPTWPMFGASDTDSSSKHDFNTSEGTDLLELTESSSKATALLSSSQIPTDPSNDIPAIRGSIISPCELKYEPATETTSFINLTAVNNLAESLSLKSTSPSNGRPSTFEAQKAELGQSIKDYTQSSVDGVITLEEKAKAASDELIGDSFLETSDCKIEDDDATVIQNSVSVNASGSRGTSESTHVESDTKNHTAEDSDNTCEVYLSDTFANPSKNSVEQLCAKNNVGDDTLPGNSTVDIEENAIAIQISVHVRDCVSQVTSGSRHIDTHVSNHTAADLTDTSEVHVNETSINPHEDAAEQLTTKNIVKDETSRETFASTIEEDAPAILNSIHVLHSVSLGAHESTHIHFDMTNKTAYNLDKSCEVHANETSVNFLKDSVEQLPPKDIVRNETLRETFGGTIKKDTIDIQNSSSVHHSVSFDMTDLTTVDLDSSCEVHLNDKFVSAPKDFAKELSSEDIVEGNTLREAFSGTPKEDLTVIQNSVSVLDSVSLGTCRSTHVDSDMTNLTAVDLDNSYDINVNDSCGNSHKDSAEQLSSMDLVQNETLNEDFTGTIKEDATSIPDSVHVNDSISLGTCESTHIDSDMANLTAVDLDNSCEVNVKDSNVNYYKDSADQLSSEDLVRDETLLESFSGIVKEDTTAIQNSVFVQDSVSLGACESTHNDFDMTNLSAVELDNCFEVNVNDTSVSYPKDAVEQLSAKDNVEDESLCETSAGNIEEDQAAIQNSVSLQLCGSRDTFENTHIDFDTSKHTAVDLQKTSELDLNDTFVNSPKNAVEQLSTENSVKEDVTATEIITQDNGGNVEDGVHVVEQKAACVEPVMDSFIKTLPINNTSQAVGEDPSELSSASDVVANERKAGLKNSVIGDAQEVDAKIASIELNVDSVCYTPVTNNTCKALNENGTGSTSDERTKDVNSESFLSDMKSDSHLMATEVASNSSVGE